In Paralcaligenes sp. KSB-10, the following are encoded in one genomic region:
- a CDS encoding acyl-CoA dehydrogenase family protein — MKCLINEQHELIRESVRRFAENEVAPISEKLWEEQGFAYDIWKQAGELGFLGLPYPEQYGGGGGDWLGFTIVLEELARVDAAVASSVMANSTPASLINNFGTAAQKEQYLRPILEGSQVGCIGLTEPNAGSDAANIQTRAVLRDGHWIINGSKTFITNSGTDITGPVVIAALSGTRSDGRKEISNFILPVGTPGFSLGNKLKKIGWRGSTTYELFFEDCRLPANNLLGEPGAGLKQTLSNISTGRILIGALGLGILQGSVERSVAYMKERTAFGKRLEEFQALQFKVADMATHAHAARLMLYDAAVRRDTAQPCDVQASMAKLFATERAMEAAHQAVQIHGGNGIMAEYPVSRAFGDAKVLEIVEGTSEIQRLIISRDVLR; from the coding sequence ATGAAATGTTTGATTAATGAACAACACGAACTAATTCGCGAGTCGGTGCGGCGCTTCGCCGAGAATGAGGTCGCTCCGATCTCCGAGAAACTATGGGAAGAACAGGGCTTCGCCTATGATATCTGGAAACAGGCTGGCGAACTCGGCTTCTTAGGCCTACCTTATCCCGAACAATATGGCGGCGGGGGCGGTGACTGGCTGGGCTTCACGATTGTGCTCGAAGAGCTCGCTCGCGTCGATGCCGCGGTCGCCTCGTCGGTGATGGCGAACTCAACGCCAGCGAGCTTGATCAACAACTTCGGCACTGCAGCGCAGAAGGAGCAGTATTTACGGCCCATATTGGAAGGCAGCCAGGTCGGCTGCATCGGCCTCACCGAGCCGAATGCAGGTTCGGATGCGGCCAACATTCAAACTCGTGCAGTGCTGCGCGACGGACATTGGATTATTAACGGCTCGAAGACCTTCATCACGAATTCCGGTACCGACATTACCGGCCCGGTCGTGATCGCCGCTTTGAGTGGAACTCGGTCGGACGGACGCAAGGAGATCTCGAACTTCATCCTGCCGGTCGGCACGCCCGGCTTTTCTCTCGGCAATAAGCTGAAGAAGATAGGCTGGAGAGGCTCGACGACCTACGAACTGTTCTTCGAGGACTGCCGGCTTCCGGCCAACAATCTCCTGGGCGAGCCGGGCGCGGGCCTAAAGCAGACGCTCTCTAACATCAGCACCGGCCGCATTCTGATCGGGGCGCTGGGTCTCGGCATTCTGCAGGGATCGGTGGAGCGCTCAGTCGCATACATGAAGGAGCGCACCGCGTTCGGCAAGCGCCTCGAGGAGTTTCAGGCGCTGCAGTTCAAGGTTGCCGACATGGCCACACACGCGCATGCAGCACGGCTGATGCTCTACGACGCAGCCGTGCGCAGGGACACCGCGCAACCGTGCGACGTGCAGGCATCGATGGCCAAACTCTTCGCGACGGAGCGCGCGATGGAGGCCGCGCATCAAGCGGTCCAGATCCACGGAGGCAACGGGATCATGGCCGAGTACCCGGTGTCACGCGCTTTCGGCGATGCGAAGGTGTTGGAGATTGTTGAAGGCACCTCCGAGATCCAGCGCTTGATCATCTCCCGAGACGTGCTGCGTTAG
- a CDS encoding CoA-transferase, translating to MNKICTAAEAVADIRTGQAIGSVGVIGWLTPDALLQELARRFRETAAPRDLTFFFPVSVGDAMGIRGMDHVAIEGLMKRVVSGNFINTIDPATGKRPEMMRLIRENKIEAYCWPIGATMHWLREVARRSPGYLTRIGIGSYIDPRQQGGKYTLRAEKDLVRLMEIDGEEHLFYPSWPLDVGFLRATSADEYGNLSFEDEPITSSALAMALAVKASGGTVIAQVRKIVPRQARLVHSVRLPGELVDRIVVEPTPMMTTDVRYDDAYLGGQIFPGHGADRLPPGADKIIARRTAREIRPGVPTIFGFGASSNVPAVMMEDGAFDGKGLLDYRFTTEHGPFGGIVMSGWQFSANKYPEALIDGPAQFDFINGGNCKTAALAFAQLDAAGNVNVSRFGAANPGPGGFIDIAYNAETLLFTGTFTTGGLEVNVEDGQLAIVREGEVRKFVGQVQEITYPVGANVAKRRQNARVITERAVFDIEPEGLVLTEIAPGIDLQTQVLALMDYPPIRIAAPLPLMDATLFRP from the coding sequence ATGAACAAGATATGCACAGCGGCCGAGGCGGTCGCCGATATCCGCACCGGGCAGGCGATTGGCAGCGTCGGTGTAATCGGCTGGCTGACGCCTGACGCGCTGCTCCAGGAGCTTGCACGGCGCTTTCGGGAAACCGCGGCGCCGCGCGACCTGACCTTCTTCTTCCCAGTCAGCGTCGGCGATGCAATGGGCATCCGCGGCATGGATCACGTCGCGATAGAGGGGTTGATGAAGCGCGTCGTTTCGGGCAACTTCATCAACACCATCGATCCCGCGACCGGCAAGCGGCCGGAGATGATGCGCCTGATTCGCGAGAACAAGATCGAGGCCTACTGCTGGCCAATCGGCGCGACAATGCACTGGCTGCGCGAGGTTGCGCGTCGCAGCCCGGGTTACCTCACACGCATCGGCATCGGCTCCTATATCGATCCACGCCAGCAAGGCGGCAAATACACGCTGCGCGCCGAGAAGGATCTCGTGCGGCTGATGGAGATCGACGGCGAGGAACACTTGTTCTATCCGAGTTGGCCGCTCGATGTTGGCTTCCTGCGGGCGACCAGCGCCGACGAGTACGGAAACCTGAGCTTTGAAGACGAACCGATCACGTCCTCAGCACTGGCAATGGCGCTTGCAGTAAAGGCTTCGGGCGGCACCGTGATTGCGCAGGTTCGCAAGATTGTACCGCGCCAGGCGCGCCTAGTGCACAGCGTGCGCTTGCCGGGCGAGCTCGTCGATCGGATCGTCGTCGAACCGACGCCGATGATGACGACTGATGTGCGCTACGACGACGCCTATCTTGGCGGCCAGATCTTCCCCGGCCACGGCGCCGACCGCCTGCCGCCGGGAGCTGACAAGATCATCGCGCGGCGCACGGCGCGCGAGATCCGCCCCGGCGTGCCGACGATCTTCGGATTCGGTGCGTCGTCTAACGTGCCGGCGGTGATGATGGAAGATGGTGCCTTCGACGGCAAGGGCCTGCTCGATTACCGCTTTACAACCGAACATGGTCCTTTCGGCGGCATCGTGATGAGCGGCTGGCAGTTCTCGGCTAACAAGTATCCCGAGGCGCTCATCGACGGGCCCGCGCAGTTCGACTTCATCAATGGCGGCAACTGCAAGACTGCGGCACTCGCGTTCGCCCAGCTCGACGCGGCCGGCAACGTCAATGTGAGCCGCTTCGGCGCCGCGAATCCCGGCCCCGGCGGTTTCATCGACATCGCCTACAACGCCGAGACACTGCTTTTCACCGGCACCTTCACCACCGGCGGGCTAGAGGTCAATGTCGAGGACGGTCAGCTCGCGATTGTGCGCGAAGGCGAGGTGCGCAAGTTTGTCGGACAGGTGCAGGAGATCACCTACCCCGTGGGCGCAAACGTCGCCAAGCGCAGACAGAACGCGAGGGTCATCACCGAGCGTGCAGTATTCGATATCGAGCCCGAGGGCCTTGTGCTGACCGAGATCGCACCGGGCATCGACCTTCAGACCCAAGTCCTCGCACTGATGGATTACCCACCGATACGCATCGCCGCCCCCCTGCCCCTTATGGATGCAACGCTATTCCGGCCCTGA
- a CDS encoding MaoC/PaaZ C-terminal domain-containing protein, whose amino-acid sequence MTESLKFTKPHQGPVSNLIGTETSYTRTVSEYDIYAFAGISGDNHPNHVDEEYCKRVGLGARVAQGAMFVGYIAGAVTKYLGLIERPAVSYGYDHVRFTKSVFIGDTLTIHYRIARADDEKKRLWADATLTNQRGEIVCVGTHIIHFQE is encoded by the coding sequence ATGACCGAATCTCTCAAATTTACGAAGCCGCATCAAGGACCTGTGTCGAATCTGATCGGCACCGAGACCAGCTACACGCGTACCGTCAGCGAATATGACATCTATGCGTTCGCGGGCATCAGCGGCGACAACCACCCAAACCATGTCGACGAGGAATACTGCAAGCGCGTCGGCCTCGGCGCCCGCGTCGCGCAGGGCGCGATGTTTGTCGGCTACATCGCCGGCGCAGTGACCAAGTATCTCGGTCTGATCGAGCGGCCCGCCGTGTCCTATGGGTACGACCACGTGCGTTTCACGAAGTCGGTGTTCATCGGCGACACGCTGACAATCCATTACCGCATCGCGCGCGCCGACGACGAAAAGAAGCGGCTGTGGGCGGACGCAACACTGACCAACCAGCGCGGCGAAATCGTGTGCGTGGGCACCCACATCATCCACTTCCAAGAATGA
- a CDS encoding glycoside hydrolase family 88 protein, translating into MKERKVNKTILDQAIGHMLARIDATLAQSGRGFPHYASIEDGVWTRSHAGDWTGGFWVGLLWLAALRTGEARYREAARDWAQRLRPRVASKSVFKGFLFWYGAELGNQLFGDEVARDLSRAGTQALMQMYNPAAQLIPLGTEAEEASDVGANEANIDALPGTVALLFAHDAELSSGEIALNHLRQHIALCVREDGSVCQSASFDPANGSLVRRYTHKGIQENSTWGRAQAWAMVALAQALYAGKTEFGDVAVLVANWWLDHLPADGVAFWDFDDPAIPNTSRDTSATAIAAAALLKLAKMSPEHAARYQAAAEASIEALVTRHLTPVSADDRRPPGILTEGCFNKKLGVATANELIWGDYFLFESLLALADTVATERI; encoded by the coding sequence ATGAAGGAGCGAAAGGTGAACAAGACAATACTGGACCAGGCTATAGGCCACATGCTCGCGCGAATCGACGCGACGCTGGCACAGTCTGGGCGGGGCTTTCCGCATTACGCGAGTATCGAGGATGGCGTGTGGACGCGCTCGCATGCGGGTGACTGGACGGGCGGCTTCTGGGTAGGCCTGCTGTGGCTCGCAGCGCTGCGCACGGGCGAAGCGCGCTATCGGGAGGCGGCACGTGATTGGGCGCAGCGATTGCGTCCGCGCGTCGCGTCGAAGTCAGTATTCAAGGGCTTCCTGTTCTGGTACGGCGCGGAGTTGGGCAACCAGCTCTTCGGTGATGAGGTCGCGCGCGATTTGTCGCGTGCCGGAACCCAGGCGCTGATGCAAATGTACAACCCAGCCGCGCAGCTGATTCCGCTCGGTACCGAGGCCGAGGAGGCGTCCGACGTTGGCGCGAACGAAGCGAACATCGACGCGCTGCCCGGCACCGTCGCGCTGTTGTTCGCACACGACGCCGAGCTTAGCTCGGGCGAGATCGCGCTCAACCACCTGCGCCAGCATATCGCGCTATGCGTGCGAGAAGATGGCTCGGTATGTCAGTCGGCGAGTTTCGATCCGGCCAACGGTAGCCTCGTGCGCCGTTACACGCACAAGGGCATCCAAGAGAACAGTACTTGGGGCCGCGCGCAGGCCTGGGCCATGGTTGCCCTGGCACAGGCGCTGTACGCCGGCAAGACCGAATTTGGGGACGTCGCGGTACTCGTCGCCAACTGGTGGCTTGATCATCTGCCAGCCGACGGCGTCGCGTTCTGGGACTTTGACGACCCCGCGATCCCGAACACGAGCCGCGACACCTCGGCGACGGCAATCGCCGCCGCGGCGCTGTTGAAGCTCGCGAAGATGTCGCCCGAGCACGCAGCGCGCTACCAGGCAGCCGCCGAAGCCTCGATTGAGGCGCTCGTAACGCGTCACCTAACCCCAGTGTCTGCCGACGACCGGCGCCCGCCGGGCATCCTGACCGAAGGCTGCTTCAACAAAAAGCTCGGCGTAGCAACAGCGAACGAGCTGATCTGGGGTGACTACTTCCTCTTCGAATCCCTGCTTGCGTTGGCCGATACGGTGGCGACCGAGCGCATCTGA
- a CDS encoding LysR family transcriptional regulator: MDLRHLRYFIAVAEELNFTRAADRLHIAQPPLSQQIRQLEEELGVMLLHRTKRRVELSGAGQVFLEHARQIMRATEVAAVQTRRAERGEIGRLSVGFFEHTSYTLLPPIFRSYRERFPDVEVDVRWFPVIGQADALRRGEIDISFMRPVGDFEDITTEGLVTEPFVIAVPASHPFAAKDSLALSDCAAERFVMYTPHLAPDFHDMILRMCAAAGFTPRVALEVGQVYTCLGLVSSGIGFAFVPSSVQRVHLDHVVYKPLRGRSLPVEVMLGWRSRNTSPLIRAFVGTAKDVIAALEIGNANKKNG, from the coding sequence ATGGATCTGCGTCACCTGCGCTACTTCATTGCTGTCGCCGAGGAGCTGAACTTCACGCGCGCCGCCGACCGTCTGCATATCGCCCAGCCGCCGCTGAGCCAGCAGATTCGCCAGCTAGAGGAAGAGTTGGGAGTCATGCTGCTGCATCGGACGAAACGCCGTGTCGAACTGTCGGGTGCCGGCCAGGTATTCCTCGAGCATGCCAGGCAGATCATGCGCGCGACCGAGGTCGCAGCGGTGCAGACACGGCGTGCCGAGCGCGGCGAGATCGGGCGCCTGTCGGTTGGCTTCTTCGAACACACTTCTTACACGCTGCTCCCGCCGATCTTCCGCTCCTATCGGGAGCGCTTCCCGGATGTCGAAGTGGACGTGCGGTGGTTCCCGGTGATTGGTCAGGCCGACGCGTTGCGCCGCGGCGAAATCGATATCTCCTTCATGCGTCCGGTGGGCGACTTCGAAGACATCACGACCGAAGGGCTCGTGACCGAGCCCTTCGTCATCGCCGTACCGGCGAGCCACCCCTTCGCCGCCAAAGACAGCCTCGCGCTAAGCGACTGCGCCGCGGAGCGCTTTGTGATGTACACGCCCCATCTCGCGCCCGACTTTCACGATATGATTCTGCGCATGTGCGCAGCCGCCGGCTTCACGCCGCGCGTTGCACTAGAGGTAGGTCAGGTATACACGTGCCTCGGTCTCGTAAGCTCCGGTATTGGCTTCGCCTTCGTGCCGTCGTCGGTGCAGCGCGTCCACCTCGACCATGTCGTCTATAAACCGTTGCGCGGCAGATCGCTGCCGGTCGAAGTCATGCTCGGTTGGCGTAGCAGAAACACGTCCCCGCTGATCCGCGCCTTCGTGGGAACTGCAAAGGACGTTATCGCGGCCTTAGAAATTGGAAATGCGAACAAAAAGAATGGCTAA
- a CDS encoding IS3 family transposase (programmed frameshift), with the protein MKMKDSNVPKRQYTDDYKLESARLAQSLGTNEAARRLGIPSATLGRWRRALDVQSLSPLITGSQPPGTPRRAVSELEAENSRLRKELASARLDIEILGKSDGVLCQGVTVRYAWIDTQRGLYSVSRLCRVLAVSRSGYCQWRVRGPSKTSLANAALDRQVQVVHEASQRSYGRLRIVQKLRDQNHRVGHERVRQSLLRQGLRPVYKRRYRITTDSDHALPIAANVLGRQFDGWAPNRAWVGDITYVATQEGWLYLAAILDLGSRRIVGWSLSDRMSSDLVCNALKAAYWQRKPARGLIMHTDRGSQYASLAHRTLLHDYGMVASMSRRANAWDNAVMESFFKTLKVERIYQVRYATRAQARLDIVNWIEGFYNRTRLHSAIGYRTPVQMEAALKAV; encoded by the exons ATGAAAATGAAAGACAGCAATGTGCCCAAGCGTCAATATACGGATGACTATAAGTTGGAGTCGGCGCGTTTGGCGCAGTCGTTAGGCACGAATGAAGCGGCTCGACGTTTAGGGATTCCTTCGGCGACGTTGGGGCGTTGGCGCCGCGCCCTTGACGTCCAAAGCCTGTCGCCCTTGATCACAGGTAGTCAGCCGCCTGGGACACCACGGCGTGCTGTGTCTGAGCTGGAAGCCGAGAACAGTCGCTTGCGTAAAGAGCTGGCCAGCGCCCGTCTGGATATTGAAATTCTGG GGAAAAGCGACGGCGTACTTTGCCAAGGGGTCACGGTGAGGTACGCTTGGATCGATACGCAGCGCGGCCTGTATAGCGTGTCGCGGCTATGTCGCGTATTGGCGGTATCGCGTTCCGGTTACTGCCAGTGGCGGGTGCGCGGCCCGAGCAAGACAAGCTTGGCCAACGCGGCGCTGGATAGGCAGGTTCAGGTGGTTCACGAGGCCAGCCAGCGCAGCTACGGGCGTCTTCGTATCGTGCAGAAGTTGCGTGATCAGAACCACCGTGTCGGCCATGAGCGTGTTCGCCAGAGCCTGCTACGACAAGGCCTGAGGCCGGTTTACAAGCGCCGTTATCGGATCACCACAGACTCAGATCATGCTTTACCTATCGCGGCCAATGTCCTTGGGCGCCAGTTTGATGGGTGGGCACCGAACCGCGCCTGGGTTGGTGATATTACCTACGTGGCCACCCAGGAAGGCTGGCTCTATCTGGCGGCGATCCTGGATTTAGGCAGCCGCAGAATCGTGGGCTGGTCCCTGAGTGATCGGATGAGTTCAGACTTGGTCTGCAACGCCCTAAAGGCGGCTTACTGGCAGCGTAAACCGGCACGGGGCCTGATTATGCATACCGACCGCGGTAGCCAATATGCGAGCCTGGCTCATCGCACGCTATTGCATGATTACGGGATGGTGGCCTCCATGAGTCGGCGGGCCAATGCCTGGGATAACGCGGTAATGGAAAGCTTTTTTAAAACCTTGAAGGTGGAGCGGATTTACCAGGTCCGTTACGCCACCCGAGCCCAAGCCAGGCTCGATATCGTCAATTGGATCGAAGGCTTCTATAATCGAACGCGCCTGCATTCGGCCATCGGCTATCGTACGCCGGTGCAAATGGAAGCGGCCCTTAAAGCAGTATGA
- a CDS encoding virulence-associated E family protein, translating to MTDTLTILRHQSNLLAKTWRADGTVTAYDQAKYFTLSSVPLAGIADLSTQLSKLEHDPHACVIRGVYRGDAHAVEAGLAPENGRVRRLLELFDDTPHHWVLVEIDSFEPLTADPVRDPVPAIDEYVATCLPDGFQGAAYHWQLSNSAGHATKGGILKAHVWFWLETPYTSAQLKAWAKVASIELDDSVLNPVQVHYTAAPVFDAGVVDPVPVRSGFVPGLLDDAVALTIDQAVLDQALALKPRQRGDLVETDDPVADLLYTQGRVLDEARDGGLIIACPWEDEHTNDTTGTDSTVWFPAGTNGYDRGHFKCLHTHCADRLDIEFFEAIGYQEDVLAGFDVIPPPAGGELPLPAFERVRSGKDEGKILATVENVALAVRRSDICSAFIGYDTFQGGMVIADQAGQWRAFEDTDYTQLRITLEHGPTGFKPISNLMMKDAAKLVAKENQFDSAQQWLNGLAHDGTPRVEGFMARYFGTEDTPYMRAVGLYLWTAMAGRIMEPGIKADMVPILVGPQGAGKSTGVAAMVPGGDLFAELNLADKDADQARLLRGKLLAEISELRGLRTRELEAIKAFITRTHEQWVPKFEEFATAYARRCVFIGTTNQDEFLADETGNRRWLPARVGVVDVQALQRDHDPASFPRTARRW from the coding sequence ATGACGGATACCTTAACCATCCTGCGCCACCAATCCAACCTGCTGGCAAAGACCTGGCGCGCCGACGGCACCGTGACGGCCTACGATCAGGCCAAATACTTCACCCTGTCGTCGGTACCGCTGGCGGGCATCGCCGATTTGTCCACGCAACTGTCCAAGCTGGAACACGACCCGCACGCCTGCGTTATTCGCGGGGTCTATCGTGGTGACGCCCATGCGGTCGAAGCGGGCCTGGCACCTGAAAATGGCCGGGTGCGTCGGCTGCTGGAACTGTTTGATGACACGCCACACCACTGGGTATTGGTCGAAATTGATAGCTTCGAACCGTTGACCGCCGACCCTGTGCGCGATCCGGTACCGGCCATTGATGAATATGTGGCCACCTGCTTGCCCGATGGTTTCCAGGGCGCGGCCTACCACTGGCAGCTATCGAACAGCGCGGGCCACGCCACCAAGGGCGGCATCTTGAAAGCCCACGTTTGGTTCTGGCTGGAAACCCCGTACACATCAGCGCAACTGAAAGCCTGGGCTAAGGTCGCCAGCATTGAACTGGATGATTCGGTATTAAACCCCGTGCAAGTCCATTACACCGCCGCACCGGTCTTTGATGCTGGCGTGGTTGACCCGGTACCGGTGCGTAGCGGCTTTGTGCCGGGGCTGCTGGACGATGCGGTGGCGCTTACCATCGACCAGGCCGTGCTTGACCAGGCTCTGGCGTTGAAGCCCCGCCAGCGTGGCGACTTGGTAGAAACAGATGACCCAGTAGCCGACCTGTTGTACACACAGGGCCGGGTGCTGGATGAAGCCCGCGACGGTGGGCTAATTATTGCCTGCCCCTGGGAAGACGAACACACCAACGACACCACGGGTACCGACTCGACGGTGTGGTTTCCAGCGGGTACCAATGGGTACGACCGGGGGCATTTCAAATGCCTGCACACGCATTGCGCTGACCGCCTGGACATTGAATTCTTTGAAGCCATCGGGTACCAGGAAGACGTACTGGCCGGGTTTGATGTCATCCCACCGCCTGCTGGTGGTGAATTGCCCTTGCCTGCTTTTGAACGTGTTCGTAGCGGCAAAGACGAAGGGAAAATTCTAGCCACGGTCGAAAACGTGGCGCTGGCTGTGCGACGGTCGGATATATGCAGCGCCTTTATTGGCTACGACACGTTTCAAGGCGGTATGGTTATCGCTGATCAGGCGGGCCAATGGCGCGCGTTCGAAGATACCGACTACACCCAGCTTCGCATTACCCTGGAACACGGCCCCACGGGCTTCAAGCCGATCAGCAACTTGATGATGAAAGACGCCGCTAAACTAGTCGCCAAGGAAAACCAATTCGACAGTGCGCAGCAATGGCTAAACGGCTTGGCGCACGACGGCACCCCGCGTGTGGAAGGCTTCATGGCGCGATATTTCGGCACCGAAGATACGCCCTATATGCGCGCCGTCGGGCTGTACCTGTGGACGGCGATGGCCGGGCGGATCATGGAACCGGGCATCAAGGCCGACATGGTGCCTATCCTGGTCGGCCCCCAAGGGGCGGGCAAATCAACGGGTGTGGCCGCCATGGTGCCAGGGGGCGACCTATTCGCCGAACTTAATCTGGCTGACAAGGACGCCGACCAAGCACGATTACTGCGCGGCAAGCTGTTGGCCGAAATATCCGAACTGCGCGGCCTTCGCACCCGTGAATTGGAAGCCATAAAGGCGTTCATCACCCGCACACATGAGCAGTGGGTGCCGAAGTTTGAAGAATTCGCCACCGCCTACGCCCGCCGATGCGTATTCATCGGTACGACCAACCAAGATGAATTCCTAGCTGATGAAACCGGCAACCGGCGGTGGTTGCCCGCGCGGGTCGGCGTGGTGGACGTGCAGGCGCTGCAACGCGACCATGACCCTGCCTCGTTTCCACGTACAGCAAGAAGGTGGTAG
- a CDS encoding AlpA family transcriptional regulator, whose translation MNSPANLPATGYVRLPTVAAVCGIGKSTVWEWCRKGRFPAPIKLSMRVSAWSVDDVRAWLADPNGWRPTQPQGRPS comes from the coding sequence ATGAACAGCCCCGCAAACTTGCCGGCAACCGGGTACGTGCGCCTACCGACCGTAGCGGCGGTCTGTGGTATAGGTAAGTCCACCGTATGGGAGTGGTGCCGAAAAGGGCGCTTTCCCGCCCCCATCAAACTATCCATGCGCGTGTCGGCGTGGTCTGTGGATGATGTACGTGCCTGGTTGGCAGACCCTAATGGGTGGCGACCTACACAGCCACAGGGGCGCCCATCATGA
- a CDS encoding integrase arm-type DNA-binding domain-containing protein, producing MALTDTTIRQKARPQASAFKLTDGGGLFLYVTPAGSRLWRWKYRHGGKERLMSFGAYPDVSLAQARELHRQGRAVLATGIDPMAARKAEKQTDAMTFQAVAEKWYRHWKPGKTAKHAKDVWHRLELDILPTLGSVPAGDLTAANVRDCVKAIEVRGALDIAKRQLQKCSQIMRYAVAHDLAERNPVADIQPSDILPARKKRNYARLDAKDLPQLLRDMDAYVGGEHTRLALQLMALTFVRTGELIGAKWGEFDLDAARWNIPAERMKMRTPHIVPLSKQAVAVLEKLQAVSYDREFVFPADTGKPTHMSNNTILYALYRMGYRGRMTGHGFRGIASTILHEQGFNHAHIELQLAHQERDNVSAAYNHALYLVPRAKMMQVWADHLDALRVENVVAIRRA from the coding sequence ATGGCCCTGACCGATACCACCATTCGACAAAAAGCCCGCCCCCAGGCCAGTGCATTCAAACTGACTGATGGTGGTGGCCTGTTCCTGTATGTCACCCCAGCGGGTTCCCGGCTTTGGCGCTGGAAGTACCGGCACGGCGGCAAGGAACGATTAATGAGTTTCGGCGCGTACCCTGATGTATCACTTGCCCAGGCGCGCGAGTTGCATAGACAGGGCAGGGCCGTTCTAGCCACGGGTATCGATCCAATGGCGGCGCGCAAGGCGGAAAAGCAGACTGACGCCATGACGTTCCAGGCGGTGGCCGAGAAGTGGTACCGGCACTGGAAGCCAGGTAAGACGGCGAAGCATGCCAAGGACGTATGGCACCGGCTGGAACTGGATATATTGCCCACATTGGGCAGTGTGCCGGCCGGCGATCTGACGGCGGCCAATGTCCGCGACTGTGTGAAGGCTATCGAGGTGCGGGGCGCGCTGGACATCGCCAAGCGCCAGCTACAGAAGTGCAGCCAAATCATGCGCTATGCGGTGGCCCATGACTTGGCCGAGCGCAACCCGGTGGCTGATATTCAGCCATCCGACATTTTGCCCGCCCGCAAGAAGCGTAACTATGCGCGCCTGGATGCCAAAGACTTGCCGCAATTGCTTCGAGACATGGACGCCTATGTGGGTGGCGAACATACCCGGCTGGCCCTGCAACTGATGGCGTTGACCTTTGTCCGCACCGGCGAATTGATCGGCGCGAAGTGGGGCGAGTTTGATTTAGATGCAGCCCGCTGGAACATACCCGCCGAGCGTATGAAGATGCGCACCCCGCATATTGTGCCTTTGAGCAAGCAGGCCGTGGCAGTGCTAGAAAAGCTGCAAGCCGTGTCCTATGACCGGGAATTTGTCTTTCCGGCGGATACGGGCAAGCCTACCCACATGAGCAATAACACCATCCTGTATGCGCTGTACCGCATGGGCTACCGGGGGCGCATGACTGGGCACGGGTTTCGGGGCATCGCTTCCACTATCCTGCATGAGCAAGGTTTTAATCACGCACACATTGAATTGCAGCTTGCCCACCAAGAGCGTGACAACGTATCAGCGGCCTACAACCATGCGTTATATCTGGTTCCTAGGGCCAAGATGATGCAGGTCTGGGCCGACCATCTGGACGCCCTGCGCGTTGAAAATGTGGTGGCGATACGGCGGGCCTGA